In a genomic window of bacterium:
- a CDS encoding competence/damage-inducible protein A, whose translation MERCRSSSPSESVLYCSLSSAARSHIKHISEIITVGDEILRGDVINGNAAYIGRALCEIGIPPRAVRVVADDKNDIKTALDRSFRDADVTILTGGLGPTPDDLTRDALAECFGLSLVEDAELLVHVRSLFAARGMEMPETSRNQALFPQGATKIPNPHGTATGIHYARDDHHVFSLPGVTVEMRQMLEQSVIPVLQEAFPDARCMTRTLRMAGIGESHLLRELGDGCELERSVSLAFLPHHGLLDVRLTALSDDPSEAEAQIANAEAGLRERVGDHVYATGTATLAEVIGNILVNRGQRLAIAESCTGGLVGSMITDTPGSSRWFERGWITYSNEAKREHLAVPTGLIELHGAVSEPVARAMAEGARAAARTEWSLATTGIAGPSGGSTEKPVGTVWVAVASSSGVESRHLQFGGLRETIKLRTAHSGLAFLHRQLLDARTK comes from the coding sequence ATGGAGCGGTGCCGCTCTTCCTCACCTTCCGAATCGGTCCTCTACTGTTCACTTAGCTCCGCAGCACGCAGTCACATCAAGCACATCAGTGAAATCATTACGGTTGGCGACGAAATCCTGCGTGGAGACGTCATCAACGGCAATGCCGCCTACATCGGCCGAGCGCTCTGCGAGATCGGCATTCCGCCGCGTGCCGTGCGGGTCGTGGCTGACGACAAGAACGACATCAAGACGGCGCTGGATCGGAGTTTTCGGGACGCGGACGTTACGATCTTGACCGGCGGATTGGGACCGACGCCGGACGATCTCACCCGTGACGCTCTGGCGGAGTGCTTCGGACTCTCGCTTGTGGAGGACGCGGAGCTTCTTGTTCACGTGCGGTCTTTGTTCGCCGCGCGCGGAATGGAAATGCCGGAAACCTCGCGCAATCAGGCGCTGTTTCCGCAGGGTGCAACGAAGATTCCCAATCCCCACGGCACCGCCACCGGCATTCACTATGCGCGAGACGACCACCACGTCTTCTCGCTTCCGGGAGTGACCGTCGAGATGCGGCAAATGCTGGAGCAGTCGGTCATCCCGGTCTTGCAGGAAGCATTTCCCGATGCGCGCTGTATGACCCGCACGCTGCGCATGGCGGGCATCGGCGAATCCCATCTGCTTCGTGAACTCGGGGATGGATGCGAATTGGAAAGATCCGTATCGCTCGCGTTCCTTCCCCATCATGGACTGCTTGACGTTCGCCTGACGGCTCTTTCGGATGATCCCTCCGAAGCGGAGGCGCAGATCGCGAACGCCGAAGCCGGCTTGCGCGAGCGCGTCGGTGATCACGTATACGCAACCGGCACGGCCACCCTGGCCGAGGTAATCGGCAACATTCTGGTAAATCGCGGCCAGCGTCTGGCCATTGCCGAGAGCTGCACCGGCGGATTGGTCGGCAGCATGATTACCGACACTCCCGGTTCGTCCCGTTGGTTTGAGCGCGGATGGATCACCTATTCGAATGAGGCGAAACGCGAACATCTCGCGGTGCCGACGGGACTCATCGAGCTTCACGGTGCAGTCTCCGAACCGGTGGCTCGTGCGATGGCCGAAGGCGCTCGCGCGGCCGCCCGCACCGAGTGGAGTCTCGCCACCACCGGCATTGCCGGTCCTTCCGGCGGTTCAACGGAAAAACCCGTAGGAACGGTCTGGGTGGCGGTAGCATCATCAAGCGGAGTGGAATCGCGGCATCTGCAATTCGGCGGACTGCGCGAAACGATCAAACTCCGCACCGCTCATTCCGGTCTGGCGTTTCTGCATCGTCAACTGCTCGACGCGCGCACGAAATGA
- the recR gene encoding recombination mediator RecR, with amino-acid sequence MSTDVSRFSPSLEKLVQQVAKLPGLGRKSAARIALHLLREPEEEARELAQAILDVKSKIKLCRRCSNFTENDLCSICSDPKRDRSVICVVETPSDVLRLEKTGSFRGLYHVLGGTLSPLEGVGPDDIRIAELLENLKDGTVHEVIVATNPTADGDSTATYLARQLKGLNVIATRIARGVPVGAELEQVDEITLASALQSRTPLG; translated from the coding sequence ATGAGCACCGACGTTTCCCGATTTTCTCCGTCTTTGGAGAAGTTGGTGCAGCAAGTCGCCAAACTGCCCGGGCTGGGACGCAAGTCGGCGGCCCGCATCGCGCTGCATCTGCTCCGCGAACCGGAAGAAGAAGCGCGGGAGCTGGCACAGGCGATTCTCGACGTCAAGAGCAAGATCAAGCTCTGCCGCCGGTGCTCCAATTTCACCGAGAACGATCTTTGTTCGATCTGTTCCGATCCCAAGCGTGACCGCTCGGTGATTTGCGTAGTGGAGACGCCTTCCGACGTACTTCGGCTCGAAAAAACCGGAAGCTTTCGGGGACTTTATCATGTCTTGGGTGGCACTCTCTCACCACTTGAAGGAGTCGGTCCTGACGACATCCGCATCGCCGAACTCCTCGAGAATCTCAAGGACGGCACGGTGCACGAAGTCATCGTAGCTACCAATCCCACTGCCGACGGAGACAGCACGGCTACCTATCTGGCCCGCCAGTTGAAAGGACTGAACGTGATCGCAACGCGCATCGCTCGCGGAGTGCCGGTGGGCGCGGAGCTCGAACAGGTGGACGAGATCACGCTGGCCAGTGCGTTGCAGTCACGAACGCCGCTCGGATAG
- the thpR gene encoding RNA 2',3'-cyclic phosphodiesterase, whose translation MRLFVAIDLPDVWKNTLAEPEASIGWLGRGIRWVEPRGMHLTLKFLGEIEESRLTEIETALRGACAGIVSFTIRLKGTGVFPNPKRPHIFWAGIEAPAELLDLQSRIDTAMQRSGFDKDDHPFRPHLTLARIKDPAGKNRMTEAFLNFKLESESSVVREVLLMRSHLSREGARYEALRRFQLNIREQNRAAVLG comes from the coding sequence ATGAGGCTCTTTGTCGCCATTGATCTTCCCGATGTGTGGAAGAATACTCTTGCCGAGCCGGAGGCTTCCATCGGCTGGCTTGGCCGGGGGATTCGCTGGGTCGAGCCGCGCGGCATGCATCTTACGCTGAAGTTCCTGGGCGAGATCGAGGAGAGTCGTTTGACCGAGATCGAGACGGCTTTGCGCGGCGCCTGCGCGGGGATCGTCTCCTTCACGATTCGTCTCAAAGGAACCGGAGTTTTTCCCAATCCCAAGCGTCCCCACATCTTTTGGGCGGGGATCGAGGCGCCGGCGGAACTCCTTGATCTCCAGAGCCGAATAGACACGGCGATGCAGCGGTCGGGATTCGATAAGGACGATCACCCCTTCCGGCCACACCTGACGCTCGCGCGCATCAAAGACCCTGCGGGAAAGAACCGCATGACCGAGGCGTTCCTGAACTTCAAGCTCGAAAGCGAGTCCTCGGTTGTGCGCGAAGTGCTGCTGATGCGCAGTCATCTTTCGCGGGAAGGCGCTCGCTACGAGGCCTTGCGACGTTTTCAGCTCAACATTCGTGAGCAGAACAGAGCGGCGGTGCTCGGATGA
- the recA gene encoding recombinase RecA — MTKETDERKKNLDVALQQIDRQYGKGSIMRLGDSGPIQRVETIPTGSLSLDNALGVGGVPRGRVIEIYGPESSGKTTLALSIIAQAQRQGGYAAIIDAEHALDPHYAQALGVNTDELLVSQPDTGEQALEIAEMLIRSGSLDVIAVDSVAALVPKAEIEGEMADSLPGLQARLMSQALRKLAAVVSRSRTSLIFINQLRMKIGVMFGNPETTTGGNALKFYATIRMDIRRISSIKDGDQIIGNRTRVKVVKNKLAAPFRDAEFDIFYGKGIDHVGDVLELAAQNGVVSKSGTWYSYGEDRLGQGKDRVVEYLKENSATLDRIEHELRRSLGFETLVESTSGPNGQETAEPRAKTKKSAS; from the coding sequence ATGACGAAAGAAACCGACGAGAGAAAGAAAAACCTTGACGTCGCCCTCCAGCAGATTGACCGTCAATACGGCAAAGGCTCCATCATGCGGCTGGGAGACAGCGGTCCCATCCAGCGCGTGGAAACCATTCCCACCGGCTCGCTTTCGCTCGACAACGCGCTCGGAGTCGGCGGAGTGCCGCGCGGCCGCGTCATCGAGATCTACGGACCCGAATCTTCGGGAAAGACCACGCTGGCGCTGAGCATCATTGCCCAGGCGCAGCGGCAGGGCGGATACGCCGCGATCATTGACGCGGAACATGCGCTCGATCCGCACTATGCGCAGGCGCTGGGAGTCAACACCGACGAGCTCCTCGTCAGCCAGCCCGACACCGGCGAGCAGGCATTGGAAATCGCCGAGATGTTGATTCGCTCGGGATCGCTTGACGTGATTGCGGTGGATTCGGTGGCGGCGCTGGTTCCCAAGGCCGAAATCGAAGGCGAGATGGCCGATTCCCTCCCCGGTTTGCAGGCGCGTTTGATGAGTCAGGCGCTGCGGAAGCTGGCGGCCGTGGTGTCCCGCTCACGTACGTCGCTTATCTTCATCAACCAGCTTCGCATGAAAATCGGAGTGATGTTCGGCAATCCCGAGACCACCACCGGCGGCAACGCGCTCAAGTTCTACGCCACGATTCGCATGGACATTCGTCGCATATCTTCCATCAAGGACGGCGATCAGATTATCGGCAACCGGACGCGGGTGAAAGTGGTGAAGAACAAGCTGGCCGCGCCGTTCCGCGACGCCGAGTTCGACATCTTCTACGGCAAGGGAATTGATCACGTAGGCGACGTTCTGGAGCTGGCCGCGCAGAACGGAGTCGTCTCGAAGAGCGGCACCTGGTACAGCTATGGAGAAGATCGTTTGGGCCAGGGGAAAGATCGCGTCGTCGAGTACCTAAAGGAAAATTCCGCAACCCTCGACCGCATCGAGCATGAACTGCGGCGGTCGCTCGGTTTCGAAACGCTCGTGGAATCCACATCGGGGCCCAACGGTCAGGAAACCGCCGAACCGCGCGCGAAAACAAAGAAGTCCGCTTCGTGA
- a CDS encoding SRPBCC family protein — protein sequence MSRQMIITEIGVPRERAWELLTDPKEFSFWAPNVRDLELDPPKTFAVDTVRRFRLDVTGKIETLETQITHCTPPEMFAEIPIGGSMKIHEKVEQLKMIYRLETVDAKTCSLTFTMDYKMKGLMNQLLEQIIMGGFTSQLKLWFERLKTYAETGRPV from the coding sequence GTGTCGCGGCAAATGATTATTACCGAGATCGGCGTCCCTCGTGAACGAGCGTGGGAACTTCTGACCGATCCCAAAGAGTTCTCCTTTTGGGCTCCCAACGTCCGCGACCTCGAGTTGGATCCTCCCAAGACGTTCGCCGTGGACACCGTCCGCCGATTCCGGTTGGACGTGACCGGTAAAATCGAAACTCTCGAGACTCAGATCACGCATTGCACTCCCCCCGAGATGTTTGCCGAGATACCGATCGGCGGCTCGATGAAGATCCACGAGAAGGTGGAGCAGCTCAAGATGATCTACCGCCTCGAAACGGTGGATGCGAAGACGTGCTCCCTAACGTTCACGATGGACTACAAGATGAAAGGACTTATGAACCAACTTCTTGAGCAGATCATCATGGGCGGCTTCACTTCGCAGCTCAAACTCTGGTTCGAACGGCTCAAGACCTATGCCGAAACCGGCCGCCCGGTATAA
- a CDS encoding phosphatidylglycerophosphatase A — protein MSKLTWPEIVVVTVLGTGFSPVAPATVASAVTCVILWFIPALLRWPWALLVIPVTLLGVWWSQRAIITFDPQEPGRFRKLRRPSPKKEDPDQVVFDEFAGQWITLLAVPHTLLGFVLAFLVFRFLDIVKPLGIRATQRYKDGWGVMLDDVVAGVYGAVPLFLTFRIGPLLFT, from the coding sequence GTGAGCAAACTCACCTGGCCGGAGATCGTCGTTGTTACCGTTTTGGGCACGGGTTTCTCGCCGGTCGCTCCCGCCACGGTCGCGTCGGCGGTGACTTGTGTGATTCTCTGGTTTATTCCTGCTCTCCTCCGTTGGCCGTGGGCGCTGCTCGTGATTCCCGTCACGCTTCTCGGAGTGTGGTGGTCGCAGCGGGCCATCATCACCTTCGATCCGCAGGAACCGGGACGTTTCCGGAAACTGCGGCGGCCCAGTCCAAAGAAAGAGGATCCCGATCAGGTTGTCTTCGACGAGTTCGCCGGCCAATGGATCACGCTGCTCGCCGTACCCCATACGCTGCTCGGGTTCGTCCTGGCGTTTCTCGTGTTTCGTTTTCTTGACATTGTCAAGCCGCTCGGGATTCGAGCTACGCAGCGCTACAAAGACGGCTGGGGTGTGATGCTCGACGATGTTGTAGCCGGAGTCTATGGAGCGGTGCCGCTCTTCCTCACCTTCCGAATCGGTCCTCTACTGTTCACTTAG
- a CDS encoding CDP-alcohol phosphatidyltransferase family protein translates to MIPGFSLANQITLSRLALGPLFLIVFLNRWEYAVEAALIVALLIEATDVADGITARSRKQVSDVGKLLDPMSDSIARLSYYIGFLVMGLASAWMIAVLVYRDVVVSYLRVFSALTGTAMGRRTSGKWKGILQGATALVILGLLVVDGRIVPVPFLDSITYGLLVFVTVYTVFSLVEYLRGNRDLLLEIRRRGRA, encoded by the coding sequence TTGATCCCCGGATTCAGCCTTGCCAATCAAATTACGCTCTCACGTCTGGCTCTTGGCCCGCTGTTCCTGATCGTTTTCCTCAATCGCTGGGAGTACGCGGTGGAGGCGGCGCTGATCGTAGCCCTTCTGATTGAAGCGACCGACGTGGCCGACGGCATCACGGCGCGCTCGCGAAAACAAGTTTCCGACGTGGGCAAGCTTCTGGATCCGATGAGCGATTCCATCGCCCGCTTGTCGTACTATATCGGCTTCCTCGTCATGGGGCTGGCCTCGGCGTGGATGATTGCGGTGCTTGTCTATCGCGACGTCGTCGTATCCTATCTGCGGGTGTTTTCCGCGTTGACCGGCACGGCGATGGGCCGGCGAACCTCGGGCAAGTGGAAGGGAATTCTGCAGGGCGCGACGGCACTCGTGATCCTCGGACTACTCGTCGTGGACGGGCGAATTGTGCCGGTGCCGTTTCTCGATTCCATCACGTATGGGCTTCTGGTATTCGTGACGGTTTACACGGTCTTCTCCCTGGTTGAGTATTTACGGGGCAATCGTGACTTGCTCCTGGAGATTCGCCGGCGAGGGCGCGCGTGA